One Setaria italica strain Yugu1 chromosome II, Setaria_italica_v2.0, whole genome shotgun sequence DNA segment encodes these proteins:
- the LOC101783040 gene encoding LRR receptor-like serine/threonine-protein kinase GSO1, with product MAAGRWFLASAWFLVVLALLSCFAAADDGDVLLEVKRAFVGDLEGVLAGWNASGAGAGAAGFCSWAGVACDDAGLRVVSLNLSGAGLAGPVPRALARLDALQAIDLSSNALAGPIPAALGALASLQVLLLYSNQLTGEIPASLGKLAVLQVLRAGDNPGLSGAIPDALGELGNLTVLGLASCNLTGPIPAGLGRLAALTALNLQQNALSGPIPRGLAGLASLQVLALAGNQLTGAIPPELGRLTGLQKLNLGNNSLVGAIPPELGELGELQYLNLMNNRLSGRVPRALAKLSSVRMIDLSGNMLSGDLPADLGRLPELTFLVLSDNQLTGSVPGDLCGGAGASDEAESSSLEHLMLSTNNFTGEIPEGLSRCQALTQLDLANNSLSGAIPAALGELGNLTDLMLNNNSLSGELPPELFNLTELQTLALYHNKLTGRLPDAIGRLVNLEVLYLYENQFAGEIPESIGDCTSLQMIDIFGNRFNGSIPASMGNLSQLAFIDFRQNELSGSIPPELGECRQLQVLDLADNALSGPIPETFGKLRSLQQFMLYNNSLSGTIPDSMFECRNITRVNIAHNRLTGSLLPLCGTARLLSFDATNNSFHGGIPAQLGRSSSLQRVRLGSNMLSGPIPPSLGGIAALTLLDVSNNALTGSIPATLAQCKQLSLIVLSHNRLSGPVPDWLGSLPQLGELTLSNNEFAGPLPVQLSNCSKLLKLSLDNNQINGTVPPEIGSLVSLNVLNLAHNQLSGLIPTTIAKLNNLYELNLSQNFLSGPIPPDIGKLQELQSLLDLSSNNFSGHIPASLGSLSKLEDLNLSHNALVGAVPSQLAGMSSLVQLDLSSNQLEGRLGAEFGRWPQGAFADNVGLCGSPLRACSSGGGPSTLSSVTIALVSAAVTLSVVLLIIVLALMVVRRRGRRSREVNCTAFSSSSANTNRQLVVKGSARREFRWEAIMEATANLSDQFAIGSGGSGTVYRAELSTGETVAVKRIAHMDSDMLLHDKSFTREIKILGRVRHRHLVKLLGFITSHDAGAGGSMLVYEYMENGSLYDWLHGGVGGDGSRKKRVLGWDARLKVAAGLAQGVEYLHHDCVPRIVHRDIKSSNVLLDGDMEAHLGDFGLAKAVAENRQAAFGKDCTESASCFAGSYGYIAPECAYSLKATERSDVYSMGIVLMELVTGLLPTDKTFGGDMDMVRWVQSRMGAPLPAREQVFDPALKPLAPREESSMAEVLEVALRCTRTAPGERPTARQVSDLLLHVSLDYYRAGEKR from the exons atggcggcggggCGGTGGTTTCTGGCGTCGGCATGGTTTCTTGTAGTGCTGGCTCTGCTTTCCTGCTTCGCGGCGGCGGATGACGGCGACGTGCTGCTGGAGGTGAAGCGCGCGTTCGTCGGCGATCTCGAGGGTGTCCTGGCGGGCTGGAAcgccagcggcgccggcgccggcgcggcggggttCTGTTCGTGGGCCGGCGTGGCGTGCGACGACGCGGGGCTCAGGGTGGTCAGCCTCAACCTCTCCGGCGCCGGGCTGGCCGGGCCGGTGCCCCGCGCGCTGGCGCGGCTCGACGCGCTCCAGGCGATCGACCTGTCGTCGAACGCGCTCGCGGGCCCCATtccggcggcgctcggcgcgCTGGCGAGCCTCCAGGTGCTGCTGCTCTACTCCAACCAGCTCACCGGCGAGATACCTGCGTCGCTGGGAAAGCTCGCGGTGCTGCAGGTGCTCCGCGCCGGCGACAACCCGGGCCTGTCGGGAGCCATCCCGGACGCGCTCGGGGAGCTCGGAAACCTCACCGTGCTCGGCCTCGCGTCCTGCAACCTCACGGGCCCGATCCCGGCGGGCCTCGGCCGGCTCGCCGCGCTCACGGCGCTGAACCTTCAGCAGAACGCTTTGTCCGGGCCGATACCGCGGGGTCTCGCCGGCCTGGCGAGCCTGCAGGTGCTCGCGCTCGCCGGCAACCAGCTCACGGGCGCgatcccgccggagctcgggaGGCTCACGGGGCTCCAGAAGCTGAACCTGGGCAACAACTCGCTGGTGGGCGCCATACCGCCGGAGCTCGGGGAACTCGGCGAGCTCCAGTACCTCAACCTCATGAACAACCGCCTCTCCGGCCGCGTCCCGCGCGCACTCGCCAAGCTCTCGAGCGTGCGCATGATCGACCTGTCCGGCAACATGCTCTCCGGCGATCTCCCCGCCGACCTCGGCCGACTGCCGGAGCTCACTTTCCTGGTGCTCTCCGACAACCAACTCACCGGCAGCGTCCCCGGGGACCtgtgcggcggcgctggcgccaGCGATGAAGCAGAGTCCAGTAGCCTCGAGCATCTTATGCTCTCGACCAACAACTTCACCGGGGAGATACCGGAGGGGCTCTCGCGATGCCAGGCGCTGACGCAGCTCGACCTAGCGAACAACAGCCTCTCCGGCGCCATCCCCGCCGCGCTCGGCGAGCTCGGCAACCTGACGGACCTGATGCTCAACAACAACAGCCTATCCGGCGAGCTGCCGCCGGAGCTCTTCAACCTCACTGAGCTCCAGACCCTGGCATTGTACCACAACAAGCTCACCGGCCGGCTGCCGGACGCCATCGGCCGCCTCGTGAACCTCGAGGTGCTGTACCTGTACGAGAACCAGTTCGCCGGCGAGATACCGGAGTCCATCGGGGACTGCACGAGCTTGCAGATGATCGACATCTTCGGCAACCGGTTCAACGGGAGCATTCCGGCGTCCATGGGGAACCTGTCGCAGCTGGCCTTCATCGACTTCAGGCAGAACGAGCTGTCCGGCTCgatcccgccggagctcggcgaGTGCCGGCAGCTTCAGGTCCTTGACTTGGCCGACAATGCTCTGTCCGGGCCGATCCCCGAGACGTTCGGCAAGCTCCGGTCGCTGCAGCAGTTCATGCTGTACAACAACTCGCTCTCCGGCACCATCCCTGACAGCATGTTCGAGTGCCGGAACATCACGAGGGTCAACATCGCGCACAACCGGCTCACCGGCAGCCTCCTGCCGCTCTGCGGCACGGCGAGGCTGCTGTCCTTCGACGCCACCAACAACTCCTTCCACGGCGGGATCCCCGCGCAGCTCGGCCGCTCGTCGTCCCTCCAGCGCGTGCGGCTGGGGAGCAACATGCTCTCCGGGCCCATCCCGCCGTCGCTGGGTGGCATCGCCGCGCTGACGCTGCTGGACGTGTCAAACAACGCGCTCACCGGCAGCATCCCTGCGACGCTCGCGCAGTGCAAGCAGCTCAGCCTCATCGTCCTCAGCCACAACCGGCTGTCGGGGCCAGTCCCAGACTGGCTGGGCTCGCTGCCGCAGCTGGGGGAGCTGACACTCTCCAACAACGAGTTCGCCGGACCACTCCCGGTGCAGCTCAGCAACTGCTCCAAGCTTCTGAAGCTCTCCCTCGACAACAACCAGATCAATGGAACAGTGCCACCTGAAATCGGCAGTTTGGTGTCTCTCAACGTGCTGAATCTCGCACACAACCAGCTGTCAGGTTTGATCCCAACGACGATAGCAAAGTTGAACAATCTGTATGAGCTGAACTTGTCGCAGAATTTCCTGTCGGGTCCGATCCCTCCGGATATTGGCAAGTTGCAAGAGTTGCAGAGCTTGTTGGACTTAAGCAGCAACAATTTCAGTGGCCACATCCCTGCATCACTTGGTTCACTGTCCAAGCTGGAGGATTTGAACCTCTCTCACAATGCTTTGGTCGGAGCAGTGCCGTCGCAGCTCGCCGGAATGAGCAGTCTGGTGCAGCTGGACCTGTCCAGCAACCAGCTGGAAGGCAGGCTGGGGGCCGAGTTCGGCCGGTGGCCGCAGGGCGCGTTCGCAGACAATGTCGGGCTCTGCGGCAGTCCGTTGAGAGCTTGCAGCAGCGGAGGCGGTCCGTCGACGCTCAGCTCGGTGACCATCGCGCTGGTGTCCGCTGCGGTCACGCTGTCGGTTGTGCTCCTGATCATCGTGCTTGCCCTGATGGTGgtgcggcgccggggccggcggtCAAGAGAGGTGAACTGCACGGCGTTCTCGTCGAGCTCGGCCAACACGAACCGGCAGCTCGTCGTCAAGGGCTCGGCGCGGCGGGAGTTCCGGTGGGAGGCGATCATGGAGGCCACGGCGAACCTGAGCGACCAGTTCGCGATCGGGTCCGGCGGGTCGGGGACAGTGTACAGGGCGGAGCTGTCCACCGGCGAGACGGTGGCCGTGAAGAGGATCGCACACATGGACAGCGACATGCTGCTGCACGACAAGAGCTTCACGCGGGAGATCAAGATCCTGGGCCGCGTCCGGCATCGGCACCTGGTCAAGCTGCTCGGGTTCATCACCTcccacgacgccggcgccggcggcagcatgCTCGTCTACGAGTACATGGAGAACGGCAGCCTCTACGACTGGCtgcacggcggcgtcggcggcgatggcAGCCGCAAGAAGCGGGTGCTCGGCTGGGACGCGCGTCTCAAGGTCGCGGCCGGGCTGGCGCAGGGCGTGGAGTACCTCCACCACGACTGCGTGCCGCGGATCGTGCACCGGGACATCAAGTCCAGCAACGTGCTCCTCGACGGCGACATGGAGGCGCACCTCGGCGACTTCGGCCTCGCCAAGGCTGTCGCTGAGAATCGGCAGGCCGCCTTCGGCAAGGACTGCACCGAGTCAGCTTCCTGCTTCGCCGGATCGTACGGGTACATCGCTCCAG AGTGCGCGTACTCCCTGAAGGCGACGGAGAGGAGCGACGTGTACAGCATGGGCATCGTGCTCATGGAACTGGTCACCGGACTCCTGCCGACGGACAAGACCTTCGGCGGCGACATGGACATGGTGAGGTGGGTGCAGTCCAGGATGGGCGCGCCGTTGCCGGCGCGGGAGCAGGTGTTCGACCCCGCTCTGAAGCCGCTGGCGCCGCGCGAGGAGTCGTCGATGGCGGAGGTACTGGAGGTGGCGCTCCGGTGTACGAGGACGGCGCCGGGGGAGAGGCCGACGGCGCGGCAGGTCTCCGATCTGCTGCTCCACGTCTCGCTCGATTACTATCGCGCCGGCGAGAAGCGTTAG
- the LOC101783440 gene encoding uncharacterized protein LOC101783440, whose translation MPATPTIIGALLGLSTQMYSNALRKLPYMRHPWEHVLGMGLGAVFVNQLVKFDDKVKEDLDKMLERAREANERRYIDDDE comes from the exons AtgccggcgacgccgacgatCATCGGCGCCCTCCTGGGGCTGAGCACCCAGATGTACTCCAACGCCCTCCGCAAGCTCCCCTACATGCGCC ACCCCTGGGAGCATGTGTTGGGGATGGGTCTCGGTGCGGTGTTTGTGAACCAGCTGGTAAAGTTTGATGACAAAGTCAAGGAGGACCTTGACAAGATGCTTGAGCGCGCCAGGGAAGCCAACGAGCGGCGCTACATTG ATGATGATGAATAG
- the LOC101784115 gene encoding transcription factor MYB61: MGHHCCSKQKVKRGLWSPEEDEKLVKYITAHGHSCWSAVPKHAGLQRCGKSCRLRWINYLRPDLKRGTFSDQEERTIIDVHRILGNRWAQIAKHLPGRTDNEVKNFWNSCIKKKLIAQGLDPKTHNLLPASRSLLHGNGAANPSNNPAQFHSNGATANGGATTPFTISSPTKAAAYDTVTAPPPPEMSAPAMYDVVTNPAGMFTGHDQAAAAAIPAGYPYPDNGGGVLMSFRDQNAGLQTSMDFMNGSSSSSSMDHAAGMPNGNGFSQGMGAAFMDVTAGMWTTAVDSGMCAGIEVVQQQQQPLPPLQQPQGLVQGEVIGPPAVMNGGGAAADKGMDMMDVSSVYGSAGATAFDLELMESCGLFCGGGGGAGNAMEQLQWDC, translated from the exons ATGGGGCACCACTGCTGCAGCAAGCAGAAGGTGAAGCGCGGGCTCtggtcgccggaggaggacgagaagCTCGTCAAGTACATCACCGCCCACGGCCACAGCTGCTGGAGCGCCGTCCCCAAGCACGCCG GGCTGCAGCGGTGCGGCAAGAGCTGCCGGCTCCGGTGGATCAACTACCTCCGACCGGACCTCAAGCGCGGCACCTTCTCCGACCAGGAGGAGCGCACCATCATCGACGTCCACCGCATCCTCGGCAACCG GTGGGCCCAGATCGCCAAGCACCTGCCCGGGCGCACGGACAACGAGGTCAAGAACTTTTGGAACTCGTGCATCAAGAAGAAGCTCATCGCGCAGGGCCTCGACCCCAAGACCCACAACCTCCTGCCGGCGTCCAGGTCTCTCCTCCACGGCAACGGGGCGGCAAACCCTAGCAATAATCCTGCCCAGTTCCACTCCAATGGCGCCACCGCCAACGGCGGCGCGACCACGCCGTTCACCATCAGCTCCCCAACCAAGGCCGCCGCCTACGACACCGTCacggcccctccgccgccggagatGTCGGCGCCGGCAATGTACGATGTCGTCACTAACCCGGCCGGCATGTTCACGGGGCATGAccaggcggccgccgcggcgattCCGGCAGGATACCCGTACCCggacaacggcggcggcgtgctgatGAGCTTCAGGGATCAGAATGCAGGTCTTCAGACCTCCATGGACTTCATGAACggctcctcgtcgtcctcctccatGGATCACGCCGCCGGCATGCCCAACGGCAACGGCTTTAGCCAAGGCATGGGCGCCGCCTTCATGGACGTGACGGCGGGAATGTGGACCACCGCCGTCGATTCGGGCATGTGTGCAGGGATAGAGGtggtccagcagcagcagcaaccgctGCCGCCTCTGCAACAACCACAAGGGCTCGTCCAGGGGGAGGTGATCGGCCCGCCGGCGGTGATGAACGGTGGCGGTGCAGCTGCCGATAAGGGCATGGACATGATGGACGTCTCCTCGGTGTACGGAAGCGCCGGCGCGACGGCGTTCGATCTGGAGCTGATGGAGTCGTGCGGGTTGTTttgcggcggagggggcggcgccggcaatGCCATGGAGCAGCTGCAATGGGACTGCTAA